The proteins below are encoded in one region of Enhydrobacter sp.:
- a CDS encoding MFS transporter, which yields MNRGSTGSGATGSARIKFDRLIAYSTLQLPLAMAALPVVLNVSHFYGEVLRVPLEVMGVIFIFARVVDAIQDPVIGLISDRFTHRGPRGRLTFVGLMVPVLAGGFLMLFAPPGAWQSNESLMAIWLVAALLLVHFGYSGVSISYHSHGAELTDDYNERTKVTVGREVFGLIGMTIAVVLPTILTSLFEDAHGYTILGLLFIPVALVFSLPTLLGAGPSVHPPVVHAERNAFIAFFAPLKNRLFRRLLLIFVVNGSALGVAVTVMLFYVEHVLVGTKVQAGTILLVYFIAGAASVPLWLIASRRVGKMAAWFFGMLLTACAMALAVFVGPGDFYWFLALSVVTGMGIGADYGLPPSILADIIDAPEGGDTRGKTGTYFGLWALATKLATAIGAAGSLPVAAMLGFDPARREYGTFALIVVYVVLPVVIKVLAALLAWFVPVEPVRGSVRDELLGRRGPQAMRSSGRA from the coding sequence GTGAATAGAGGATCGACCGGCAGCGGCGCCACCGGGAGTGCCCGAATAAAGTTCGACCGTCTGATCGCCTATTCGACGCTCCAGCTTCCGCTCGCGATGGCGGCATTGCCCGTCGTGCTGAATGTCAGCCACTTCTATGGCGAGGTGCTCAGGGTCCCGCTCGAGGTCATGGGCGTGATCTTCATCTTCGCCCGCGTTGTCGATGCCATCCAGGACCCGGTCATCGGGCTGATCAGCGACCGCTTCACCCACCGCGGCCCGCGCGGCCGGCTCACCTTCGTCGGCCTGATGGTGCCTGTCCTCGCCGGCGGCTTCCTGATGCTGTTCGCCCCGCCGGGCGCGTGGCAGAGCAACGAGAGCCTGATGGCGATATGGCTGGTGGCCGCCTTGCTTCTGGTCCATTTCGGCTATTCCGGCGTGTCGATCAGCTACCATTCGCATGGCGCCGAGCTCACCGACGACTACAACGAGCGAACGAAGGTCACCGTTGGCCGCGAGGTGTTCGGCCTGATCGGCATGACGATCGCGGTGGTGCTGCCCACCATTCTCACGAGCCTGTTCGAGGACGCGCACGGCTACACGATCCTGGGGCTCCTGTTCATCCCCGTCGCCCTGGTGTTCTCCCTGCCGACGCTGCTCGGCGCGGGGCCATCGGTCCATCCGCCGGTGGTCCATGCCGAGCGCAATGCCTTCATCGCCTTCTTCGCCCCGCTCAAGAACCGCCTGTTCCGCCGCCTGCTGCTGATCTTCGTCGTGAACGGCTCCGCACTGGGCGTCGCCGTCACCGTGATGCTGTTCTACGTCGAGCACGTGCTCGTGGGCACCAAGGTGCAGGCGGGGACCATCCTGCTCGTCTACTTCATCGCCGGCGCTGCCAGCGTGCCGTTGTGGCTGATCGCTTCCCGACGCGTCGGCAAGATGGCGGCATGGTTCTTCGGCATGCTGCTCACCGCCTGTGCCATGGCGCTGGCCGTGTTCGTCGGCCCCGGCGACTTCTACTGGTTCCTGGCTCTTTCCGTCGTGACCGGCATGGGGATCGGCGCCGACTATGGTCTGCCGCCGTCGATCCTGGCCGACATCATCGATGCGCCGGAAGGCGGCGATACGCGCGGCAAGACGGGCACATACTTCGGCCTGTGGGCGTTGGCCACCAAGCTTGCGACGGCGATCGGCGCCGCCGGCTCGTTGCCCGTGGCGGCCATGCTCGGCTTCGATCCGGCGCGCCGCGAATACGGAACCTTCGCCCTGATCGTGGTGTATGTGGTCTTGCCGGTTGTCATCAAGGTGCTGGCCGCCCTGCTCGCGTGGTTCGTCCCCGTCGAGCCCGTGCGCGGCTCGGTACGCGACGAGCTGCTGGGCCGGCGCGGCCCTCAGGCGATGAGATCGAGCGGGCGCGCCTGA
- a CDS encoding DUF1849 family protein, whose translation MALALLVPQEAAAQLQPHRAEYVLRLGTAANGPRIGIAVQDITLDCSGWHIRRNISTEIALTSTWKLSLASKLDGKEPRDGTGFRYRLVQIQNDDQRTTTGKVERADGKLRLEITAPNGPTHLVLPAATLMPVAAIGHLVDRLRAKATAFPALMFDAEIFGDAFLVDVTELDPDALRPEPPAQKPVAVPAEHSWPVFMAFTRGREQDHRPLFSVSANVYQNGVLDRLTVDTGLIKVSADLQKLQMHQAPACSSS comes from the coding sequence ATGGCCTTGGCGCTCCTGGTCCCACAGGAAGCGGCCGCGCAGCTACAGCCCCATCGGGCCGAATACGTCCTGCGCCTGGGCACTGCCGCCAACGGCCCGCGGATCGGCATCGCGGTCCAGGATATCACGCTGGACTGCAGCGGCTGGCACATCAGACGAAATATTTCCACGGAGATTGCCCTCACCTCGACCTGGAAGCTCAGTCTCGCCTCGAAGCTCGACGGCAAGGAGCCCCGGGACGGCACCGGCTTTCGCTATCGCCTCGTGCAGATACAGAACGATGACCAACGCACCACGACGGGCAAGGTGGAACGCGCCGACGGCAAGCTCCGGCTGGAGATCACGGCGCCGAATGGACCGACACACCTGGTCCTTCCGGCAGCGACCCTGATGCCGGTCGCCGCCATCGGCCACCTGGTCGATCGCCTGCGTGCCAAGGCCACCGCCTTCCCCGCGCTCATGTTCGATGCGGAGATCTTCGGCGATGCCTTCCTGGTCGACGTGACCGAACTCGATCCCGACGCGCTGCGCCCGGAACCGCCGGCCCAGAAGCCGGTGGCGGTGCCAGCCGAGCACTCCTGGCCGGTGTTCATGGCGTTCACCCGAGGCCGCGAACAGGATCACCGACCGCTGTTTTCGGTCAGCGCCAATGTCTATCAAAATGGCGTTCTGGACCGGCTGACGGTCGATACCGGCCTCATCAAGGTGAGCGCCGACCTGCAGAAACTGCAGATGCACCAGGCTCCCGCCTGCTCCAGCTCGTAG
- a CDS encoding L,D-transpeptidase family protein, translating to MRWRDFVALRWRGRAGVPLPAAAGVQADLVEVFKGARRLDLKRGGTVIRSYRVALGFSPQGHKEREGDGRTPEGVYRIDARNPRSAFHLSLRVSYPDAADEAHAMKLGVPPGGDIYIHGLPNGLRKLFVRHPLKDWTTGCIAVSDAEIREIWSLVPTGARVMIHP from the coding sequence ATGAGATGGCGTGACTTCGTGGCGTTGCGATGGCGGGGCCGGGCCGGTGTGCCGCTTCCCGCAGCAGCCGGCGTGCAGGCCGATCTGGTCGAGGTGTTCAAGGGAGCGCGCCGCCTGGACCTCAAGCGCGGCGGGACGGTCATCAGGAGCTATCGCGTGGCGCTCGGCTTTTCGCCGCAAGGACACAAGGAGCGGGAAGGGGACGGCCGCACGCCGGAAGGTGTCTATCGCATCGATGCCCGCAATCCGCGCAGCGCGTTCCATCTGTCGTTGCGGGTTTCCTATCCCGACGCGGCCGACGAGGCGCACGCGATGAAGCTCGGCGTGCCGCCCGGCGGCGACATCTACATCCACGGCCTGCCCAACGGACTGCGCAAGCTTTTCGTCCGTCATCCGCTCAAGGACTGGACCACCGGCTGCATCGCCGTCAGCGACGCCGAGATCCGGGAGATCTGGTCGCTGGTGCCGACGGGTGCCCGCGTGATGATCCATCCATGA
- the pdeM gene encoding ligase-associated DNA damage response endonuclease PdeM has protein sequence MTGLAFLCAGERLEALPMGALHWPGRRLIAVADLHLEKGSSYAVNARKLLPRHDTRQTLVLLGKLIDTLRPETVVCLGDSFHDREAVDRLPTIERAEIERLTRLARFVWIAGNHDPAPPPDGWGHVAEEIADAPLVFRHEALFGAADGEISGHYHPVAALTVRGRGLRRRCFLTDGRRVILPAFGAYAGGLNALDPAIAQLFPDDYDALVVGRDTVRRLSWRQLRPDATLASLARVREVR, from the coding sequence ATGACCGGTCTTGCGTTCCTGTGCGCCGGCGAGCGACTGGAAGCCCTGCCGATGGGGGCGCTCCATTGGCCCGGTCGGAGGCTGATCGCGGTTGCCGACCTCCATCTGGAGAAGGGTTCTTCCTACGCCGTCAACGCGCGCAAGCTGCTGCCTCGCCACGACACTCGCCAGACGCTGGTGCTGCTGGGCAAGCTGATCGACACGCTGCGGCCCGAGACGGTCGTTTGCCTCGGCGACTCCTTCCATGACCGCGAGGCGGTCGACCGGTTGCCCACAATCGAGCGCGCGGAGATCGAGCGCCTGACGAGGCTCGCGCGGTTCGTCTGGATTGCCGGCAATCACGATCCGGCGCCTCCTCCCGACGGCTGGGGGCACGTGGCGGAGGAGATCGCCGATGCGCCGCTGGTTTTCCGGCACGAGGCGCTGTTCGGTGCGGCCGATGGCGAGATCTCGGGGCACTATCATCCCGTCGCGGCGCTTACCGTCCGGGGCCGCGGCCTGCGGCGGCGCTGCTTCCTGACCGATGGTCGCCGCGTGATCCTGCCTGCCTTCGGCGCCTATGCCGGCGGGCTCAATGCTCTGGATCCGGCGATCGCCCAGCTTTTTCCCGACGATTACGACGCGCTGGTCGTCGGCCGGGACACCGTGCGCCGTCTCTCCTGGCGCCAGCTCCGGCCGGACGCCACGCTGGCATCCCTCGCGCGGGTGCGCGAGGTGCGGTGA
- the mobA gene encoding molybdenum cofactor guanylyltransferase — MAVNAFHNLGPVRAGALVGVVLAGGEGRRMGPGTPKPLRLLAGKPMVAHVVERLAPQVMDLVVVANDPASELRALGVPVIPDPIDVQRQARREGRRLGPLAGILAGMEWSLEHHPHSGWIVTAPADVPLLPLDLTVRLCGHMHVPEPEVLVVRHGRRREHTLGVWSVTLAADLRRAVLEEGVRRVEDFARRRRFAELVWPGGRAGAFLNVNTPDDLSRAERQVRSDRRARARSRFRQP, encoded by the coding sequence ATGGCGGTCAACGCGTTCCACAATCTTGGGCCGGTGCGCGCAGGAGCACTGGTCGGTGTCGTGCTGGCCGGCGGGGAGGGGAGACGGATGGGGCCGGGTACGCCCAAACCGTTGCGCCTGCTGGCCGGCAAGCCGATGGTGGCCCATGTCGTCGAGCGCCTTGCGCCGCAGGTGATGGATCTGGTCGTGGTGGCCAACGATCCCGCGTCCGAACTGCGGGCGCTCGGTGTTCCGGTCATTCCCGATCCGATCGATGTGCAGCGTCAGGCGCGGCGCGAGGGCCGGCGGCTGGGGCCGCTGGCCGGCATCCTGGCCGGGATGGAATGGTCGCTCGAACACCATCCGCATTCGGGCTGGATCGTGACGGCTCCGGCCGACGTGCCGCTCCTGCCGCTCGATCTGACGGTGCGGCTTTGCGGGCATATGCATGTGCCCGAGCCGGAGGTGCTGGTGGTGCGCCACGGGCGGCGTCGCGAGCACACCTTGGGCGTCTGGTCGGTGACGCTTGCCGCCGATCTGCGACGGGCCGTGCTCGAGGAGGGCGTGCGGCGTGTCGAGGACTTCGCCCGCCGGCGGCGCTTCGCCGAACTCGTCTGGCCCGGAGGCCGTGCGGGCGCGTTCCTGAACGTCAACACGCCCGATGATCTCAGCCGGGCGGAGCGTCAGGTGAGGTCGGATCGGCGGGCACGAGCTCGATCACGTTTCCGTCAACCATGA
- the dksA gene encoding RNA polymerase-binding protein DksA — protein MSITLPQNYRPTDREPFMNAMQQEYFRQKLLKWKAELIEESNQTLQNMQEESLAQPDLADRATAETDRSLELRTRDRFRKLISKIDSALKSIDEGTYGYCEETGEPISLKRLEARPIATLSVEAQERHERLERTRRDEGAD, from the coding sequence ATGTCGATCACGTTGCCGCAGAATTACCGGCCGACCGACCGCGAACCTTTCATGAATGCCATGCAGCAGGAATATTTCCGGCAGAAGCTGCTGAAGTGGAAGGCCGAGCTGATCGAGGAATCCAACCAGACATTGCAAAACATGCAGGAAGAAAGTCTTGCCCAGCCCGATCTGGCCGATCGCGCCACGGCCGAGACCGATCGTTCCCTGGAGCTCAGGACCCGTGACCGTTTCCGCAAGCTCATCTCCAAGATCGACTCGGCGCTGAAGTCGATCGACGAGGGGACCTACGGCTACTGCGAGGAGACCGGCGAGCCGATCTCGCTGAAGCGCCTGGAGGCCCGGCCGATCGCGACACTCTCGGTCGAGGCGCAGGAACGCCACGAGCGGCTGGAGCGCACCCGACGCGACGAAGGCGCGGACTGA
- a CDS encoding D-aminoacylase yields MPSYDIVIRNGQVADGTGRKLFAADVALKGDRIAAVEAPGALKGDNEIDAAGKVVAPGFIDVHTHDDTALIDNPTMAMKASQGVTTVVCGNCGASAAPFTRSDIGHFLTLIVKKQANVARTFGEFAGKVEAAKPAINGAFLIGHSTLRMNAMGDDLARQATSTEIGVMRGLLDQSLEQGAIGLSSGLFYPPAMAASTDEVAEVAKPLGKWRGVYTAHMRDEGDNILKSMDETFEIGRRAGAEVIVSHHKCSGRSNFGRMKETLPKFTEAMKQQQIAFDVYPYVAGSTILRKEMLDRADKVLITWSDTVQGVSGRDLEDIAREMGCSIYEAADRLQPAGAIYFMMDEKDVQAAMAHPGAMIGSDGIPFDTHPHPRLWGTFPRVLGHYSRDLKLFPLEDAVRRMTSYSAQRFHLTRRGEVKPGFYADLCIFDPATVIDTATFDKPISPAKGIDTVLCNGAIVWRDGKPGGGRSGRALRRQELQAEAKASA; encoded by the coding sequence ATGCCCAGCTACGACATCGTCATCCGCAACGGCCAGGTCGCTGACGGAACGGGCAGGAAGCTGTTCGCCGCCGACGTCGCCTTAAAGGGTGACCGCATCGCCGCGGTCGAAGCGCCGGGGGCGCTCAAGGGCGACAACGAGATCGACGCCGCCGGCAAGGTCGTGGCGCCGGGTTTCATCGACGTGCACACGCACGACGACACCGCACTGATCGACAATCCGACGATGGCGATGAAGGCGAGCCAGGGCGTGACTACGGTGGTGTGCGGCAATTGCGGCGCCTCGGCCGCGCCGTTCACGCGCTCCGACATCGGCCATTTCCTGACGCTGATCGTGAAGAAGCAGGCCAATGTCGCCAGGACGTTCGGCGAATTCGCCGGAAAGGTCGAAGCGGCGAAGCCGGCCATCAACGGCGCCTTCCTGATCGGTCATTCGACGCTGCGCATGAATGCCATGGGCGACGATCTCGCCCGCCAGGCGACCTCGACCGAGATCGGCGTGATGCGCGGCCTGCTCGACCAGAGCCTGGAACAGGGTGCGATCGGCCTGTCGAGCGGCCTCTTCTATCCGCCGGCGATGGCTGCCTCGACCGACGAGGTCGCCGAGGTCGCCAAGCCGCTCGGCAAGTGGCGTGGCGTCTACACCGCGCACATGCGCGACGAGGGCGACAATATCCTGAAGTCGATGGACGAGACCTTCGAGATCGGCCGCCGCGCCGGCGCCGAGGTGATCGTCTCGCACCACAAATGCTCGGGACGCAGCAACTTCGGCCGCATGAAGGAGACGCTGCCCAAGTTCACCGAAGCGATGAAGCAGCAGCAGATCGCCTTCGATGTCTATCCCTATGTCGCGGGCTCGACGATCCTGCGCAAGGAGATGCTCGATCGCGCCGACAAGGTGCTGATCACCTGGTCCGACACCGTGCAAGGGGTCAGCGGCCGCGATCTCGAGGACATCGCCAGGGAGATGGGCTGCTCGATCTACGAGGCAGCGGATCGCCTGCAACCGGCGGGGGCGATCTACTTCATGATGGACGAGAAGGACGTGCAGGCCGCGATGGCCCATCCCGGGGCGATGATCGGCTCGGACGGCATTCCCTTCGACACCCATCCCCATCCGCGTCTGTGGGGCACCTTCCCGCGCGTGCTGGGCCACTATTCGCGGGATCTGAAGCTCTTCCCGCTGGAAGATGCCGTACGGCGCATGACGTCCTATTCGGCCCAGCGCTTCCATCTCACCAGGCGTGGCGAGGTGAAGCCGGGCTTCTACGCCGATCTCTGCATCTTCGATCCGGCGACGGTTATCGACACGGCCACCTTCGACAAGCCGATCTCTCCCGCCAAGGGTATCGATACGGTGCTGTGCAACGGCGCGATCGTGTGGCGCGACGGCAAGCCGGGCGGCGGCCGTTCAGGCCGCGCGCTCCGGCGGCAGGAACTGCAAGCGGAAGCGAAGGCTTCGGCGTAG
- a CDS encoding M81 family metallopeptidase: MAKKKFVVAMMMHETNTFSPLPTPIESFSRAGALSGQPAIDEAEGTNTSLGGFIEIARKADAEFTVPMAASAHPSGLVTKAAYEQMTTAIVDEVGKGCDAVLLALHGAMVAEHYDDGEGELLNRIRKVAPDVPIAVALDFHTQMTDAMIKGATVITGYRTYPHIDMADTARRAGRTLLRALAGEVEPRMVWGNRPIMSSSLVHTPSREPMKTLMGMANEAEDGGQVLNASVFGGFPQADIPHLALSSVIVCDKRTAEGEILLNRILDTAWEKREGFLFHPEPLSVQVARAKSYAEGPVVMADHGDNTASGGTQDVMSVIEEAIRQDLDDACAGPICDPACVAQMIKAGVGAEVTLELGGKIDMPAMGLKGKPLEITGKVKAITDGEFVVTGPMATGTTIRMGRTAVLDTGKMQIVVSEKRAEPYDLGVFTHCGIDPRAKKFVLIKSRQHFRAGFEPIARHIVMCDGDGCTASDLKLFKYTRIKRPLYPFDLDMRLSRNAAQE, encoded by the coding sequence GTGGCCAAGAAAAAGTTCGTCGTCGCAATGATGATGCATGAAACGAATACGTTTTCGCCTCTGCCAACCCCGATCGAATCCTTCTCTCGCGCCGGTGCCCTGAGCGGACAGCCGGCCATCGACGAGGCGGAAGGCACCAACACCTCGCTTGGCGGTTTCATCGAAATCGCACGCAAGGCGGACGCGGAGTTCACGGTTCCGATGGCAGCGTCCGCCCATCCGTCGGGCTTGGTGACCAAGGCCGCCTACGAGCAGATGACGACGGCCATCGTCGACGAGGTCGGAAAGGGCTGCGACGCCGTTCTGCTCGCCCTGCACGGTGCCATGGTTGCGGAGCATTACGACGATGGCGAGGGCGAGCTCCTGAATCGAATCCGCAAGGTCGCGCCCGACGTGCCGATCGCCGTGGCGCTCGACTTCCATACACAGATGACCGACGCCATGATCAAGGGCGCCACCGTGATCACCGGCTATCGCACCTATCCGCACATCGACATGGCCGACACGGCCCGGCGCGCCGGCCGGACGCTGTTGCGGGCTCTTGCCGGCGAGGTCGAGCCCCGGATGGTATGGGGCAATCGCCCGATCATGAGCAGCTCGCTGGTCCACACGCCCTCGCGCGAGCCGATGAAGACGCTGATGGGCATGGCCAATGAGGCCGAGGACGGCGGCCAGGTGTTGAACGCCTCGGTGTTCGGCGGCTTCCCGCAGGCCGACATTCCGCACCTCGCCCTCTCTTCCGTGATCGTCTGCGACAAGCGGACCGCCGAGGGCGAGATCCTTTTGAACCGGATCCTCGATACGGCCTGGGAGAAGCGCGAAGGTTTCCTGTTCCATCCCGAGCCGCTGTCGGTGCAGGTCGCGCGCGCCAAGTCCTATGCCGAAGGGCCGGTCGTCATGGCCGACCATGGCGACAACACCGCGTCCGGCGGAACCCAGGACGTGATGAGCGTGATCGAGGAAGCCATCAGGCAGGACCTCGACGATGCCTGCGCCGGGCCGATCTGCGATCCCGCGTGCGTCGCACAGATGATCAAGGCCGGCGTCGGCGCCGAGGTCACTCTCGAGCTCGGCGGCAAGATCGACATGCCGGCCATGGGCCTCAAGGGCAAGCCGCTCGAGATCACCGGCAAGGTGAAGGCCATCACCGATGGCGAGTTCGTGGTGACCGGCCCGATGGCGACCGGGACCACCATCCGTATGGGCCGGACCGCCGTGCTCGATACCGGCAAGATGCAGATCGTCGTGTCCGAGAAGCGCGCAGAGCCCTACGATCTCGGCGTCTTCACCCATTGCGGCATCGACCCGCGCGCCAAGAAGTTCGTGCTGATCAAGTCGCGCCAGCATTTCCGCGCCGGCTTCGAGCCCATCGCCAGGCATATCGTGATGTGCGACGGCGACGGCTGCACGGCCTCGGATCTCAAGCTCTTCAAGTACACCAGGATCAAGCGGCCGCTCTATCCGTTCGACCTCGACATGCGGCTCAGCCGCAATGCAGCCCAGGAGTAG
- a CDS encoding N-formylglutamate amidohydrolase encodes MELPAFSVDQEPLDCRMPARQSLPVIVASPHSGDLYPADFLAAAAVPLAALRRAEDAFVDELFAAAPALGMPLLAARFPRSYVDANREPYELDPGMFEGPLPRPLNHRTTRVAAGLGMIPRVAASGEAIYRGRVPSAEIERRLGTCWRPYHATLSRLVEQVHALFGAVLLIDAHSMPSSASGTGIRDRDKRVDIVLGDNHGEACAPGLVDVAERWLARQGFRVLRNQPYAGGFTTQRYGEPALGRHALQIEINRALYMDEARHEKLPTAMTLQKLMAGFLEEVGQAALSMLLPRPLAAE; translated from the coding sequence ATGGAACTTCCGGCTTTTTCGGTCGATCAAGAGCCGTTGGACTGTAGGATGCCGGCTCGCCAGAGCCTGCCGGTGATCGTTGCCTCGCCGCACAGCGGCGACCTCTATCCGGCCGATTTCCTCGCGGCCGCCGCCGTACCCCTCGCCGCCCTGCGGCGGGCGGAAGACGCCTTCGTCGACGAACTCTTCGCCGCGGCGCCCGCTCTCGGTATGCCGCTGCTGGCGGCGCGTTTCCCCCGCTCCTACGTCGATGCCAATCGCGAGCCCTACGAGCTCGATCCCGGGATGTTCGAAGGCCCATTGCCACGGCCGCTCAATCATCGCACCACACGGGTCGCCGCAGGGCTCGGCATGATCCCGCGCGTGGCGGCGAGCGGCGAAGCCATTTATCGGGGGCGTGTGCCATCGGCCGAGATCGAACGTCGGCTCGGGACCTGCTGGCGTCCTTATCACGCGACATTGTCGCGCCTGGTCGAGCAAGTTCACGCCCTGTTCGGCGCGGTTCTGCTGATCGACGCTCACTCGATGCCGTCGTCGGCTTCGGGCACCGGCATCCGCGATCGAGACAAGCGGGTCGACATCGTCCTGGGTGACAATCACGGCGAAGCCTGCGCGCCGGGCCTCGTCGATGTCGCCGAGCGCTGGCTCGCCCGGCAGGGGTTCAGGGTCCTGCGCAATCAGCCCTACGCGGGCGGCTTCACGACCCAGCGCTACGGCGAGCCCGCGCTCGGCCGGCATGCCCTGCAGATCGAGATCAATCGCGCGCTCTACATGGACGAGGCACGCCATGAGAAGCTGCCGACGGCAATGACCTTGCAGAAGCTGATGGCAGGGTTCCTCGAGGAAGTCGGTCAGGCAGCTCTCAGTATGCTTCTGCCGCGACCGCTGGCAGCCGAGTAG
- a CDS encoding NAD(+) synthase, protein MTDFFSLYSHDFVRVACCVPRTRVADAGYNLNETLRLAARGHATRTAVMVFPELGLSSYAIDDLLLQDALLDEVEASIAKIVEASADLFPVLIVGAPLRLAGRLHNTAVVVHRGKILGVVPKTYLPNYREFYEKRHFVSGANLIRQEITLAGQTAPFDTELLFRACGIDLTFHVEICEDIWVPVPPSSHAALAGAELLVNLSASNITIGKAEARQLLCGSQSMRAIAAYAYSAAGPGESTTDLAWDGQAAIYELGDQLATTARFEKESTIVQADVDLGRIRQERLRNNGFADCALQERERVSRFRTVSFPFEPPTESVALDRAIERFPYVPSDPAKLHENCYEAYNIQVQGLAQRLRSSGVLNAVIGVSGGLDSTQALIVTCRAMDQLGLDRRNVKAFTMPGFGTSDKTYANAWRLMKALGVTADEIDIKPAARQMLGDIGHPFAKGEKLYDVTFENVQAGLRTDYLFRLANQHRGLVVGTGDLSELGLGWCTYGVGDHMSHYNPNGSVSKTLIQHLIRFVAASGDVDEDTAAVLHDILNTEISPELIPAGDGGAIQSTESSVGPYALQDFNLFYLTRLGYRPSKIAFLAWNAWHDANRGAWPVNLPQGTRRAYTLQEIRRWLELFLQRFFSNQFKRSALPNGPKISSGGSLSPRGDWRAPSDGSPDVWLAELDATVPKG, encoded by the coding sequence TTGACCGACTTTTTCTCCCTCTACTCCCACGACTTCGTGCGCGTGGCCTGTTGCGTCCCGCGTACCCGCGTCGCCGATGCCGGCTACAACCTCAATGAAACGCTGAGGCTCGCCGCGCGGGGCCACGCGACACGCACCGCGGTGATGGTCTTTCCCGAGCTCGGACTCTCGTCCTATGCGATCGACGATCTGCTCCTGCAGGATGCGTTGCTCGACGAGGTCGAGGCATCGATCGCCAAGATCGTCGAGGCGTCGGCGGACCTGTTTCCGGTGCTGATCGTCGGCGCTCCCCTGCGCCTCGCCGGACGTCTGCACAACACCGCCGTCGTCGTCCATCGCGGCAAGATCCTGGGGGTGGTGCCCAAGACCTATCTGCCGAACTATCGCGAGTTCTACGAGAAGCGGCACTTCGTCTCGGGAGCGAACCTGATCCGGCAGGAGATCACGCTGGCCGGCCAGACGGCGCCGTTCGACACCGAGCTTCTTTTCCGGGCCTGCGGCATCGACCTCACCTTCCATGTCGAGATCTGCGAGGATATCTGGGTGCCGGTGCCGCCCTCCAGCCACGCCGCCCTGGCTGGCGCCGAGCTGCTGGTGAACCTGTCGGCCAGCAACATCACCATCGGCAAGGCCGAGGCCCGCCAGCTCCTGTGCGGTAGCCAGTCCATGCGCGCCATCGCAGCCTATGCCTATTCCGCCGCCGGGCCCGGCGAATCGACGACGGATCTCGCCTGGGACGGGCAGGCCGCGATCTACGAGCTGGGCGATCAGCTGGCCACGACGGCCCGCTTCGAGAAGGAGTCGACGATCGTCCAGGCCGACGTCGATCTCGGCCGCATCCGCCAGGAACGGCTGCGCAACAACGGCTTCGCCGACTGCGCGCTGCAGGAACGCGAGCGCGTCTCGCGCTTCCGCACCGTGTCGTTCCCGTTCGAGCCGCCGACTGAAAGCGTGGCTCTCGACCGGGCGATCGAGCGCTTTCCGTATGTGCCGTCGGATCCGGCCAAGCTGCACGAGAATTGCTACGAAGCCTACAACATCCAGGTCCAGGGTCTGGCGCAGCGTTTGCGGTCGAGCGGTGTGCTGAACGCCGTTATCGGTGTTTCCGGCGGGCTCGATTCCACCCAGGCGCTGATCGTGACCTGCCGCGCGATGGATCAGCTTGGCCTCGACCGCAGGAACGTGAAGGCGTTCACCATGCCGGGGTTCGGCACATCCGACAAGACCTACGCCAATGCCTGGCGATTGATGAAAGCCCTGGGGGTCACGGCCGACGAGATCGACATCAAGCCGGCCGCCCGGCAGATGCTGGGCGATATCGGCCATCCCTTCGCCAAAGGCGAGAAGCTTTATGATGTCACGTTCGAGAACGTACAGGCGGGCCTGCGCACCGACTATCTGTTCCGTCTGGCCAACCAGCACCGCGGCCTGGTCGTCGGGACCGGCGACTTGTCGGAACTCGGCCTGGGCTGGTGCACCTACGGCGTGGGCGATCACATGTCCCACTACAATCCCAACGGCTCGGTCTCCAAGACGCTGATCCAGCACCTGATCCGCTTCGTTGCCGCGTCCGGCGACGTCGACGAGGACACCGCCGCTGTCCTGCACGACATCCTGAACACCGAGATCTCGCCGGAGCTCATTCCCGCGGGCGACGGCGGCGCGATCCAGTCGACCGAGAGCTCGGTCGGTCCCTATGCACTGCAGGACTTCAACCTGTTCTACCTGACGAGACTGGGATACCGGCCATCGAAGATCGCTTTCCTGGCCTGGAATGCCTGGCACGACGCGAACAGGGGGGCATGGCCGGTCAATCTTCCCCAGGGAACCCGCCGCGCCTATACGCTGCAGGAGATCAGGCGCTGGCTGGAGCTCTTCCTGCAGCGCTTCTTCAGCAACCAGTTCAAGCGCTCGGCGTTGCCCAATGGACCGAAGATCTCGTCGGGAGGATCGCTTTCGCCTCGGGGTGACTGGCGGGCGCCTTCGGATGGCAGCCCGGACGTCTGGCTGGCGGAACTGGACGCGACCGTTCCCAAGGGCTGA